From a region of the bacterium genome:
- a CDS encoding methylmalonyl-CoA mutase family protein: protein MRNESPEDKSPHPPPGFPTVTQSGIPLESWYGPEALEEMEPAADIGAPGQFPFTRGIREGMYREGLWVMGQYSGYATPRETNARIKSLLAQGQKGFSIALDLPTQNGLDSDDPLAKGEVGKVGVPIDSLADMEELLDGIPLHQLHQIRTTANSIGPIAASLIIAASERMGGTPDSFRVMFQNDVLKEYVARGTQIFPPRRGLEFSIDLVEYCARHLPHWEPIEFCGYHIRDSGANAIQEVAIAAANGIEYIEAALRRGLSVDDFAPNLFMFLSADLDIFEEVAKYRATRRMWAHLMRDRYRAADPESQALNIFVYTLGGSLTAQEHMNNLSRVAFEALAAVLGGVQTLATSSYDEAIGLPSAEAANLSLRAQQIIALETGVPRTADPLGGSYFVEWLTDQLHRKILEYMNQIADQGGALAALESGWIGAEIEREAYALQRSIDDGTRPRIGVNRFAGGAPTPTAAFAIANEGEAMQVEKLRRLRADRNRADVDAALAEVRDAAATGRNTMQSILQAVKSYATVGEITSVLRDEWGTYR from the coding sequence GTGAGGAACGAAAGCCCAGAGGACAAGTCTCCCCACCCACCGCCAGGATTCCCGACCGTAACCCAGTCCGGGATACCACTCGAGTCATGGTACGGACCAGAGGCGCTCGAGGAGATGGAGCCGGCGGCCGACATCGGTGCGCCCGGCCAGTTCCCGTTCACGAGAGGGATTCGCGAGGGGATGTACCGCGAAGGGCTCTGGGTCATGGGACAGTACTCCGGGTACGCGACCCCTCGGGAGACGAACGCTCGGATCAAGTCGCTCCTGGCCCAAGGTCAGAAGGGCTTCTCCATCGCTCTCGACCTGCCGACGCAGAACGGCCTCGACTCCGACGACCCGCTGGCCAAGGGCGAGGTCGGCAAGGTCGGGGTACCGATCGACTCCCTGGCCGACATGGAAGAGTTGCTCGATGGGATACCACTCCATCAACTCCACCAGATACGGACGACCGCGAACTCTATAGGCCCGATCGCCGCCTCACTCATCATCGCCGCGTCGGAGAGGATGGGGGGCACGCCCGACAGCTTCCGAGTGATGTTCCAGAACGACGTGTTGAAGGAGTACGTGGCGCGTGGCACGCAGATCTTCCCACCCCGACGCGGCCTGGAATTCTCGATCGATCTCGTCGAGTACTGCGCGAGACATCTCCCCCACTGGGAGCCGATCGAATTCTGCGGGTATCACATTCGAGACTCGGGCGCCAATGCCATCCAAGAGGTGGCCATCGCCGCTGCGAACGGCATCGAGTACATCGAAGCTGCCCTCAGGAGAGGGCTCTCGGTGGACGACTTCGCCCCCAATCTCTTTATGTTCCTCTCCGCCGATCTCGACATCTTCGAGGAGGTGGCGAAGTATCGAGCGACCCGCCGGATGTGGGCCCATCTCATGCGCGATCGCTACCGGGCTGCAGACCCGGAGAGCCAGGCCCTCAACATCTTCGTGTACACGCTCGGCGGATCTCTGACGGCGCAGGAGCATATGAACAACCTCTCGAGGGTCGCGTTCGAGGCGCTCGCTGCGGTACTGGGAGGTGTTCAGACCCTGGCCACGTCGTCGTACGACGAGGCAATCGGCCTTCCCTCGGCGGAAGCCGCCAACCTGTCTCTCCGCGCCCAGCAGATCATCGCACTGGAGACCGGCGTCCCCCGTACAGCCGATCCCCTAGGCGGGTCCTATTTCGTGGAGTGGCTGACCGACCAACTCCACCGCAAGATCCTCGAGTACATGAACCAGATCGCGGATCAGGGCGGAGCGCTCGCGGCTCTGGAAAGCGGCTGGATCGGAGCGGAGATCGAGCGAGAGGCCTATGCGCTCCAGCGCAGCATCGACGACGGCACGCGGCCCCGTATCGGTGTGAACCGATTCGCCGGCGGTGCTCCCACACCCACCGCCGCCTTTGCGATCGCGAACGAAGGAGAGGCGATGCAGGTCGAGAAACTGCGGAGACTGCGCGCCGATCGCAACAGAGCGGATGTGGACGCCGCGCTCGCGGAGGTGAGGGACGCGGCCGCCACGGGCCGTAACACGATGCAGTCGATTCTCCAAGCAGTCAAGTCCTACGCCACCGTCGGCGAGATCACCTCCGTGCTGCGGGACGAGTGGGGAACCTACAGGTGA
- a CDS encoding AMP-binding protein — MRSTTADLGALLDRSFRRHASRVAVEDGERTETFSQLSDRSDRLASALLELNPAGRPVAILASNRMEYIEADIALVKAGHPKVPINMRLSQPERLHLVSDSGAAVLITEATSAESALTLVDEAEALDTVVSVGGGGTHDYEDVLAAANRPPGRTWRPDDPSVILYTSGTTGRPKGATSTFRSRMAATWNMLLDELIDVRPGDGMLHAGSLSHGSGSKVIAYALSGARNIVVSSFDPGRFLDEALHRRATASFVVPTMITVLTEEAESRKRPALNLRHVSYGGSPIDPNTIRRAVDVFGPVFVQVYGAAEAPHPLTVLSRSDHVDASDQRLASAGKATRSVELRLVPTGASGSPEGEIQARAESVMIGYWKNEESTREAFVDGFYRTGDIGYFDDEGYLTIIDRQKDMVISGGLNVYPAEVEAAIANHTGVLESAVIGVPDERWGERVVAYVVARPGHTVSPGEVTAEVARRLAGYKKPREVWVVEELAKGSTGKILKSVLRSRHWDRQSRQVN, encoded by the coding sequence GTGAGGTCTACGACGGCTGACCTCGGTGCCCTGCTGGACCGGTCATTCCGACGGCACGCGTCACGAGTCGCCGTGGAAGACGGAGAGCGAACCGAGACGTTCTCTCAACTCTCCGACCGGTCAGACCGCCTCGCATCGGCTCTCTTGGAACTGAATCCCGCGGGTAGACCGGTCGCCATTCTCGCCTCCAATCGCATGGAGTACATAGAAGCCGACATTGCCCTGGTGAAGGCGGGCCACCCCAAAGTCCCGATCAACATGCGCCTGAGTCAGCCCGAACGCCTTCATCTGGTGAGCGACTCCGGGGCCGCCGTCCTGATCACCGAAGCTACATCGGCCGAATCTGCCCTGACCCTGGTAGACGAGGCTGAAGCACTCGATACCGTCGTGTCGGTGGGCGGCGGGGGAACCCATGACTACGAAGATGTACTCGCAGCTGCGAACCGCCCCCCGGGGCGCACATGGCGACCGGACGACCCGAGCGTGATCCTCTACACCTCCGGTACCACCGGCCGCCCAAAGGGCGCAACGTCCACCTTTCGAAGTCGGATGGCTGCAACCTGGAACATGCTGCTCGATGAGTTGATCGACGTCAGGCCCGGGGACGGCATGCTGCACGCGGGGTCGCTGTCACACGGCAGCGGCTCGAAGGTGATCGCGTATGCCCTCAGCGGAGCGCGCAATATCGTGGTTTCCTCCTTTGATCCGGGCCGCTTCCTGGATGAAGCGCTGCATCGGCGGGCGACCGCCTCGTTCGTCGTGCCCACGATGATCACGGTGCTCACCGAGGAGGCCGAGTCACGGAAAAGACCGGCGCTCAACCTGCGACACGTCTCGTACGGAGGCTCCCCCATCGATCCGAACACGATCAGACGAGCCGTCGATGTCTTCGGCCCGGTATTCGTGCAGGTGTACGGGGCGGCGGAGGCGCCACACCCGCTCACCGTGCTCTCGCGCTCCGATCATGTAGATGCATCCGATCAGCGTCTCGCGTCAGCAGGCAAGGCGACGCGATCGGTCGAGCTCCGCCTCGTCCCGACAGGCGCTTCCGGCTCACCGGAGGGTGAGATACAGGCTCGAGCAGAGAGCGTGATGATCGGATACTGGAAGAACGAGGAGTCGACTCGAGAGGCATTCGTCGACGGGTTCTACCGAACCGGGGACATCGGATACTTTGACGATGAGGGTTACCTGACAATCATCGACCGGCAGAAGGACATGGTCATCAGCGGCGGGTTGAACGTATACCCTGCGGAAGTCGAGGCGGCGATCGCCAACCACACCGGCGTTCTAGAGTCAGCCGTGATCGGAGTGCCCGACGAGCGATGGGGAGAACGCGTCGTGGCGTACGTGGTCGCACGGCCCGGGCACACCGTCAGCCCCGGGGAGGTCACTGCAGAGGTGGCCCGCAGGCTGGCCGGCTACAAGAAGCCGCGAGAGGTGTGGGTTGTGGAGGAGCTGGCGAAGGGCTCGACCGGGAAGATCCTCAAGTCGGTACTCAGGAGTCGGCACTGGGATCGACAGTCGCGCCAGGTGAACTGA
- a CDS encoding branched-chain amino acid ABC transporter ATP-binding protein/permease yields the protein MAFLGHYASTVEFSIAFALFAIATYAALRGGILSLAGTPMAAVTGFVSLALVEDHNVPIELVLVAGVVVGLLSGLLVSIPLARLDSHWVALATIALVLMARVVVLNLDSVTGGVDGAPITRLIEPWHLFAALGAVMWVMSRHSRSRLGLAAEAVRSHPEVAASLAIDVYATRRSLWMLSGAIAGLAGVVYASLVQFLSPDTFYVNIAFVMLAAVVLGGNRHWFGGIVGAFVFTILPEILRRFLTQGETIVNGVLLILIMIYLPRGLVDPTRKVRRELKKQSTNIHSGRGEPPADGGQEGEDELWSLNLTGRTASEVDPAQDRPTALSVEGLRKTYGGLVAISDLTFTVPEGSVFGIVGPNGAGKSTLLSVMSGGDESDRGTIRILGQDMTGWKQTDIAREGVARTYQTVQLFEDLTVVENIMVGFDRERRTNFWDPVFMTPRDRRERADLAERARALMDLVGVIGQPDQYAATLSYANQRRVEIARALAMEPSVLLLDEPTAGMHKLGSQAIGELMLSLTDRGLTVVVIEHNLELVLNYCELAIVMDFGRLLAEGAPADCLSDPTVIEAYFGRKADAARIESLVKLRQHTGSQQR from the coding sequence ATGGCGTTCCTGGGCCATTACGCGTCCACGGTCGAATTCTCCATCGCGTTCGCGCTCTTCGCGATCGCCACCTACGCAGCGCTTCGAGGCGGCATCCTGAGTCTCGCCGGCACACCGATGGCGGCGGTCACGGGATTTGTAAGCCTCGCCCTCGTGGAGGACCACAACGTCCCCATCGAACTCGTACTCGTTGCGGGAGTTGTGGTCGGGCTTCTGTCGGGCCTCCTGGTCAGCATCCCCTTGGCGAGGCTCGATAGCCATTGGGTGGCGCTGGCAACGATCGCTCTCGTGTTGATGGCGCGGGTGGTCGTGCTGAATCTCGACTCCGTCACGGGCGGTGTGGACGGCGCGCCCATTACCCGGCTGATCGAGCCGTGGCATCTCTTCGCCGCCCTCGGCGCGGTGATGTGGGTCATGTCTCGCCACAGTAGGTCGCGGCTCGGCCTTGCCGCCGAAGCCGTCCGCAGCCACCCTGAAGTCGCCGCATCCCTCGCAATCGATGTGTACGCCACGCGTCGGTCCTTGTGGATGTTGAGTGGCGCGATCGCAGGATTGGCAGGGGTCGTCTACGCGAGCCTCGTGCAATTCCTGTCGCCCGACACGTTCTACGTGAACATTGCCTTCGTGATGCTCGCCGCGGTGGTCCTGGGAGGGAACCGCCACTGGTTCGGGGGGATTGTCGGAGCGTTCGTCTTCACGATCCTTCCTGAGATACTCCGCCGTTTCCTCACCCAGGGCGAGACCATCGTGAACGGCGTGCTCCTGATCCTGATCATGATCTACCTCCCGCGCGGCCTGGTCGATCCCACCCGCAAGGTACGGAGGGAACTCAAGAAACAGTCGACCAACATCCACTCCGGCCGTGGTGAGCCGCCAGCCGACGGAGGGCAAGAGGGAGAGGACGAACTGTGGAGTCTCAACCTGACGGGCCGGACAGCGTCGGAGGTCGACCCGGCGCAGGATCGGCCGACTGCCCTGAGCGTCGAGGGCCTCCGCAAGACATACGGCGGCCTGGTGGCGATCAGCGATCTCACCTTCACCGTTCCCGAAGGGTCCGTTTTCGGGATCGTGGGACCGAACGGGGCCGGGAAGTCGACCCTGCTCTCGGTAATGAGCGGGGGAGACGAGTCGGATCGCGGCACGATCCGGATTCTCGGCCAGGACATGACGGGATGGAAACAGACCGACATCGCCCGCGAGGGAGTGGCCCGTACCTACCAGACCGTGCAGCTGTTCGAGGACCTGACGGTCGTGGAGAACATAATGGTCGGCTTCGATCGCGAGCGCCGGACCAATTTCTGGGATCCCGTGTTCATGACACCTCGCGACCGGCGCGAGCGGGCGGACCTGGCCGAGCGGGCGAGAGCGCTGATGGACCTGGTTGGCGTGATCGGCCAACCCGATCAGTATGCCGCCACCCTGTCCTACGCCAACCAGCGCCGGGTCGAGATCGCTCGGGCCCTGGCGATGGAGCCGTCGGTCCTGCTGCTGGACGAGCCGACGGCGGGCATGCACAAGCTCGGCTCGCAGGCGATCGGTGAGCTGATGCTCAGCCTGACGGACCGGGGCCTCACGGTGGTCGTCATCGAGCACAACCTCGAGCTCGTGCTCAACTACTGCGAACTGGCGATCGTGATGGACTTCGGCAGGCTGCTGGCAGAAGGCGCGCCGGCCGACTGCCTGTCCGACCCCACGGTGATCGAGGCTTACTTCGGAAGGAAAGCTGATGCTGCGCGTATCGAATCTCTCGTCAAGCTACGGCAACATACGGGCAGTCAACAACGTTGA
- a CDS encoding ABC transporter ATP-binding protein — MLRVSNLSSSYGNIRAVNNVDLQVDRGAMVSLIGSNGSGKSTILKTIAGMHSPDSGTVRFGERDITGWPTHQLVHHGLAFLMERPTSVVAPLTVEENLALGAAARRSNIRDMLARIFELFPLLKERRTQYAGTLSGGEQQMVAIGRVLITDPELLLIDSPAIGLAPAIVDEVYASITRLHAEGLSILVIEQNAELALAISDHTYLLHRGSIAIEGPSATLRNSQETIDAYLA, encoded by the coding sequence ATGCTGCGCGTATCGAATCTCTCGTCAAGCTACGGCAACATACGGGCAGTCAACAACGTTGACCTGCAAGTCGACCGGGGGGCGATGGTGTCGCTCATCGGTTCGAACGGGTCGGGCAAGTCCACGATCCTCAAGACGATCGCGGGCATGCATAGTCCCGACAGCGGGACCGTGAGGTTCGGTGAACGCGACATCACCGGATGGCCGACTCACCAGCTCGTCCACCACGGCCTCGCGTTCCTGATGGAGCGACCGACCTCCGTAGTTGCCCCGCTCACCGTGGAGGAGAACCTGGCACTGGGAGCCGCCGCGAGGCGTTCCAACATCCGTGACATGCTCGCCCGCATCTTCGAACTGTTCCCCCTCCTCAAGGAGCGGCGCACGCAATACGCGGGGACTCTCAGCGGCGGCGAGCAGCAGATGGTCGCTATCGGTCGGGTCTTGATAACCGACCCGGAGCTGCTGCTCATAGACAGTCCGGCGATCGGGCTCGCTCCGGCCATCGTGGACGAGGTCTATGCCTCGATAACCCGGCTGCACGCCGAAGGACTGTCGATCCTCGTCATCGAGCAGAACGCCGAACTCGCCCTGGCCATCTCCGACCACACGTACCTGCTCCACAGAGGCTCGATCGCAATCGAGGGTCCGTCGGCGACCCTACGGAACTCGCAGGAGACAATCGACGCATACCTGGCGTGA
- the meaB gene encoding methylmalonyl Co-A mutase-associated GTPase MeaB, which yields MEASQPDSDPGTAAGATLFGGDRRALARAISRCEREPDSVGQLLERAHAHATGALRIGITGPPGSGKSTLTDRLLSAYRRDGRKVAVVATDPSSPYSGGSLLGDRVRMGSHAGDLGVFIRSMSTRGRLGGLNASAEMVAVLLDAEGYGPIIFETVGVGQSEVEVIDRTDTVVVVVAPGFGDDIQAEKAGLMEVGDVFVVNKADNPGATRAARTLENMVSMSPGHGWRPPVLLTVAKTGEGVDEVVDAIRSHHESMAESGALRSRRRARAEAEISRMIERLAAQATEPEVARYSEAVVAGATDPWSAAAEIFDSFRTGEHRPRGQ from the coding sequence ATGGAAGCCTCTCAGCCGGACTCGGACCCCGGAACGGCAGCAGGCGCAACCCTTTTCGGAGGGGATCGACGAGCGCTCGCACGGGCGATCAGCCGCTGCGAGCGTGAGCCTGATTCAGTGGGTCAGTTGCTCGAGCGCGCCCACGCCCACGCCACCGGCGCGCTCCGAATCGGGATCACCGGCCCGCCAGGATCAGGCAAGAGCACGCTCACCGACAGGCTGCTCAGCGCCTACCGGCGGGACGGACGCAAGGTGGCCGTCGTCGCCACAGACCCGTCCAGCCCCTACTCCGGTGGCTCTCTCCTGGGGGATCGCGTCCGGATGGGATCTCACGCGGGCGACCTGGGCGTGTTCATCCGTTCGATGTCCACCCGTGGCCGGCTCGGCGGGTTGAACGCGTCGGCCGAGATGGTGGCTGTCCTTCTCGACGCGGAGGGCTACGGACCGATCATCTTCGAGACGGTCGGCGTCGGCCAGTCCGAGGTAGAGGTGATCGACCGTACCGACACCGTGGTCGTGGTCGTGGCCCCGGGCTTCGGCGACGACATCCAGGCGGAGAAGGCAGGCCTCATGGAAGTCGGTGATGTCTTCGTAGTGAACAAGGCCGACAACCCCGGAGCGACCAGAGCGGCGAGAACGCTGGAGAACATGGTGTCGATGTCCCCTGGCCACGGCTGGCGACCACCGGTGCTGCTCACCGTGGCCAAGACCGGTGAGGGGGTGGATGAGGTGGTCGACGCCATCCGGTCGCACCACGAGAGCATGGCTGAGTCGGGCGCGCTGCGATCCAGGCGTCGGGCACGGGCCGAGGCGGAGATATCGCGGATGATCGAGAGGCTGGCGGCACAGGCGACGGAGCCGGAGGTGGCCCGGTATTCGGAGGCTGTGGTGGCGGGCGCCACCGATCCGTGGAGTGCCGCCGCGGAGATCTTCGACTCATTCCGAACCGGAGAGCACCGACCGCGAGGACAGTGA